CGGCAGACCGGTCTGGCCACGGCGGCACCCGCCTGAGCAGGGCCGGAGACGGGGGCCGAGGTCGTTTGATCTCGGCTTCGCCTTCAGGAAGATAACGAAAGGGTTCGGATCCAGGCAGTCGCGGTTTTACTTATTGACGACAAGCGGGCGGGCCGGATTGACTCCATCCAACCTCGCCGCAACGTTGCGGCTCTGTCAGGGAGGCACCCCCACCATGAACGCAATGATGCGTCGCGCTGTCATCGGTACCGCTGCTGTCTCGATGGCCCTCTCGATGGCCGCCTGTGGCAAGGCCGGCAGCGACAACAAGTCTTCCGACGCGAAGGGCGGCGACACCAAGTCGATCGGCCTTCTCCTCCCGGAGAACGCGTCCTCCACGCGCTACGAGTCCTTCGACAAGCCGTTCATCGAGGCCAAGGTCAAGGAGCTGTGCAGCGACTGCAACGTCAAGTACAGCAACGCCGAGGGCTCGGCCGCCAAGCAGAAGCAGCAGTTCGACACCCTGATCGCCCAGGGCGTCAAGGTCATCATCCTCGACGCGTTCGACGCGGCCTCCACCCAGTCCTGGGTGAAGGAAGCGGCCGACAAGGGCGTCAAGGTCATCGCGTACGACCGCCTCGCCACCGGCCCGGTCTCCGCGTACGTCTCCTTCGACAACGAGAAGGTCGGCGAGCTCCAGGGCCAGGCCCTGGTCGACGCCCTCGGCGCCAAGGCCGCCGACGCCAACATCGTCATGATCAACGGTGACGACGCGGACCCGAACGCCGGCAAGTTCAAGGCCGGTGCGCACAAGATCCTCGACGGCAAGGTCAAGAAGGTCGTCTACGAGCAGTCCGGCGAGTGGAAGCCGACCGTGGCCGGCCAGAAGATCGGCGCCGCGATCACCCAGCTCGGCAAGGACGGCTTCCAGGCCGTCTACTCCGCCAACGACGGCATGGCCGCCGCGATCATCACCCAGCTGAAGTCCGCCGGCATCAAGGTGCCGGTCGGCGGCCAGGACGCGGGTCTCGACGCCATCCAGCGCCTCATCAGCGGCGACCAGACCTACACCATCTACAAGGCGTACAAGCCGCTGGCCGACTCGGCCGCCGAGCTCGCCGTCGACCTGCTGCAGAGCAAGGACATCAAGTCCGTCGCCTCCTCCAGCATCGACAGCGACACCGACAAGAACATCCCGGCCAAGCTGCTGGACCCGAAGGTCGTCACCGTGACCAACATCAAGGACACCGTGATCGCCGACGGCCTGTACAAGGTCGCCGACATCTGCACCGGCGACTACGCCGCCGCCTGCAAGACCGCGGGCCTGCAGTAAGACCCCCAAGGGCGGCCGTACCCCGGTGCACCGGGGTACGGCCGCCCCTCGGCGCCGCGTCACCCTCCCGCCGCGCCGTCAAAATCCTTTCTCGCACTACCCTTCCGTGCCCCCGCCGGCGCACGGCAGGCCGTGGCATGCCCTGGACGAGGGCGTCGCGGAATGAAGGAGATGGTTCACGTGACAGGCGCACCCGTACTGGCGTTGCGCGGTGTCTCCAAGCGCTTCGGTGCCGTGCAGGCACTCACCGACGTGCATCTGGAGGTCCACGCCGGCGAGGTCGTCGCCCTGGTGGGCGACAACGGAGCGGGCAAGTCGACGCTGGTGAAGACCATCGCGGGCGTCCACCCCATCGACGAGGGCGCGATCGAGTGGGAGGGCAGCAAGGTCGCGATCAACCGGCCGCACGACGCCCAGGCCCTCGGCGTCGCCACCGTCTACCAGGACCTCGCGCTCTGCGACAACCTCGACGTGGTCGGCAACCTCTTCCTCGGCCGCGAGCTGCGCCGCTTCGGCGCGCTCGACGAGGTCGCGATGGAGAAGCGCGCCAAGGAGCTGCTCGACACCCTGTCGATCCGCATCCCGAGCGTCCGCATCCCGATCGCCGCCCTCTCCGGCGGTCAGCGCCAGGTCGTCGCGATCGCCCGCGCCCTGGTCGGCGACCCGAAGATCGTCATCCTGGACGAGCCCACCGCGGCCCTCGGCGTCGAGCAGACCGCCCAGGTCCTCGACCTCGTCGAGCGCCTGCGCGAGCGCGGCCTCGGCGTCATCCTGATCAGCCACAACATGGCCGACGTCAAGGCTGTCGCGGACACCGTGGCGGTCCTCCGCCTGGGCCGCAACAACGGCGTCTTCGAGGTGGCCAGCACCTCGCACGAGGAGATCATCTCCGCCATCACCGGCGCCACCGAGAACGCCGTGACCCGGCGTCAGGCACGCATCGCGGAGGAAGCGAAGTGACCGAGCAGACCACCACCGACACCACGGCGGCCGAGGCCCCCTCGCCCCCGCGGTCGACCCCCGCCTGCTCGTCCGTGAGGCCGGTTTCGCCGGTTACCTCGCGGAGTTCAAGCGGAAGATGAAGAGCGGCGACCTGGGTTCCGTCCCGGTCGTGCTCGGCCTGATCCTGATCGGCATCATCTTCCAGAGCGTCACCGGCGACTTCCTCAACGCCGACAACGTCACCAACATCACCAAGTGGATCGCCGGCCCGGGCCTCATCGCCGTCGGCATCGTCTTCGTGCTGCTGCTCGGCGAGATCGACCTGTCGCTCGGCTCGGTCGCGGGCGTGTCCGCCGCGATAGCCGCCGTCCTCTCGGTGCGCTCCGGCGTCAACGAGTGGCTGGCCTGCCTGATCGCGATCGCCGCCGCGGTCGCCATCGGCGCCCTGCACGGCTTCTTCTTCGCCAAGATCGGCGTCCCGGCCTTCGTGGTCACCCTGGCCGGCCTGCTCGCCTGGAGCGGCCTGCAGATGTCCGTGCTCGGCGACAAGGGCACCGTCAACGTCCTGAACGACGGTGTGCTCGCCAACCTCGACACCTACTTCCTGGGTGACGGCGACGTCGCCTTCACCTGGGCGTTCGCCGTCCTCGGCATCGCACTCTTCGGCGCCGGCCAGTTCCTGGACGCCAAGCGTCGCGGCGACGCCGGCCTGCCGGCCCGCCCGATGAGCGAGATCGCCCTGCGCACCGGCGTGCTCGCCGTCATCGGCCTGGTCGCCGCTTACATGCTGAACCAGGACCGCGGCCTGCCGCTGCCCCTGGTGATCTTCCTCTCGGTCGTCGTCATCACCGACTTCGTGCTCCGCCGCACCTCCTACGGCCGGCAGATCTTCGCGGTCGGCGGCAGCGTCGAGGCGGCCCGCCGCGCCGGCATCAACGTCGCCTGGGTGCGGATCTCGGTCTTCATGATCTCGGCCGGCATGGCGGCCCTCGGCGGCCTGTTCATCGCCTCCCAGCAGGGCTCCGCCGACAAGCTGCTCGGCAGCGGCAACGTCCTGATGAACTCCATCGCGGCGGCCGTCATCGGCGGCACCAGCCTCTTCGGCGGCCGCGGCAAGACCTGGTCCGCCCTGCTGGGCATCCTGGTCATCCAGTCGATCATCACCGGCCTCGACCTGGTGCACGTCAACCAGGCCATCCAGTACATGATCACCGGCGCGGTGCTGCTCGGCGCCGTCGTGCTCGACTCCGTCTCCCGCCGGACCCAGAAGTCCTCCGGCCGCGGCTGACGACACGCCCGACCCCGATGTGAGGCTCGGCACCCGAACCGAAAGGGTGCCGGGCCTCGTCGTGTCCTGGGTGGGGCGTCCCCGATGTGGCCCATGCGCCGCACGGTGTCCGGCAGTCGGACATTAGACTCGACCAGCCGGGGTACTCCGACAACCGATGTCGAGGGCGCCCGGCACCACGGGCGCCGAAGCCCGGCGGGCCTGCCCTGGCCCGGGAACTGTGAACGAGGAGGAACGGGTGGCCCTGCTGACCCGCATTAGGGGACCGCGTGATCTCGACCGGCTCACCCCGGCGCAGCTGGCCGACCTGGCCGAGGAGATCCGCGGCTTCCTGGTCGAAGAGGTCTCGAAGACGGGCGGCCACCTCGGCCCCAACCTCGGCGTGGTCGAGCTCACCCTCGCCCTGCACCGCGTCTTCGACTCCCCGCGCGACCGGATCCTCTTCGACACCGGCCACCAGAGCTACGTCCACAAGCTGCTCACCGGCCGCCAGGACTTCAGCCGCCTGAAGATGAAGGGCGGCCTGTCCGGCTACCCCTCGCGCGCCGAGTCCGAGCACGACGTGATCGAGAACTCGCACGCCTCCACCGTGCTCGGCTACGCCGACGGCCTGGCCAAGGCCAACAAGATCCAGGGCCACCGGGACCGCCCGGTCGTCGCCGTGATCGGCGACGGCGCGCTCACCGGCGGCATGGCCTGGGAGGCGCTCAACAACATCGCCGACGCCCGGGACCTGCCGGTCGTCATCGTCGTCAACGACAACGAGCGCTCCTACTCCCCGACCATCGGCGGCCTCGCCAACCACCTCTCCACCCTGCGCACCACCCAGGGCTACGAGCGGTTCCTGTCGTGGGGCAAGGACGCCCTGCAGCGCACCCCCGTCGTCGGCCAGTCGCTCTTCGACACCCTGCACGGCGCCAAGAAGGGCCTCAAGGACTTCATCGCCCCGCAGGGCATGTTCGAGGACCTCGGCCTCAAGTACATCGGCCCGATCGACGGCCACGACCTGGTGGCGCTGGAGTCCGCGCTCACCAAGGCCCGCGGCTTCGGCGGCCCGGTGATCGTGCACTGCATCACCGAGAAGGGCCGCGGCTACCACGCCGCGGAGAACAACGAAGAGGACCGCTTCCACGCCGTCGGCGTCATCCACCCGGACACCGGCCTGCCGGTGAAGACCTCCGGCAAGGACTGGACGTCCGTCTTCGGCGAGGAGATGGTGGCGCTCGGCCGCGAGCGCAAGGACATCGTGGCGATCACCGCCGCGATGCTGCACCCGGTCGGCCTCGCCCCGTTCGCCAAGGCCTTCCCGGAGCGCACCTTCGACGTCGGCATCGCCGAGCAGCACGCCGCGGTCTCCGCCGCCGGCCTGGCCACCAACGGCCTGCACCCGGTCGTCGCGGTCTACGCGACCTTCCTCAACCGGGCCTACGACCAGGTCCTGATGGACGTCGCCCTGCACCGCCTCGGCGTCACCTTCGTCCTCGACCGGGCCGGCGTCACCGGCACCGACGGCGCCTCCCACAACGGCATGTGGGACATGTCGATCCTGCAGACCGTCCCCGGCCTGCGGCTCGCCGCCCCGCGCGACGCCGACCAGGTCCGCGCCCAGCTGCGCGAGGCCGTCGAGGTCCACGACGCGCCCACCGTCGTCCGCTACTCCAAGGGCAGTGTCGGCCCGGCCGTCCCGGCCCTCGGCCGGATCGGCGGCATGGACGTGCTGCGCGAGAACACCTCGCACGAGCACGGCGACCGCCGCGCCGACGTCCTCATCGTCTCGGTCGGCGCGATGGCACCGCTCTGCCTGGAGGCCGCCGACCTGCTCGGCGCCCAGGGCATCACCTCCACCGTCGTCGACCCGCGCTGGGTCAAGCCGGTCGACAAGGCCCTGCCCGGCCTCGCTGCCGAGCACCGGGTGGTCGTCACCGTCGAGGACAACGGCCGCGCCGGCGGCGTCGGCTCCGCGATCGCC
The Kitasatospora paranensis genome window above contains:
- a CDS encoding sugar ABC transporter substrate-binding protein, with the protein product MNAMMRRAVIGTAAVSMALSMAACGKAGSDNKSSDAKGGDTKSIGLLLPENASSTRYESFDKPFIEAKVKELCSDCNVKYSNAEGSAAKQKQQFDTLIAQGVKVIILDAFDAASTQSWVKEAADKGVKVIAYDRLATGPVSAYVSFDNEKVGELQGQALVDALGAKAADANIVMINGDDADPNAGKFKAGAHKILDGKVKKVVYEQSGEWKPTVAGQKIGAAITQLGKDGFQAVYSANDGMAAAIITQLKSAGIKVPVGGQDAGLDAIQRLISGDQTYTIYKAYKPLADSAAELAVDLLQSKDIKSVASSSIDSDTDKNIPAKLLDPKVVTVTNIKDTVIADGLYKVADICTGDYAAACKTAGLQ
- a CDS encoding ATP-binding cassette domain-containing protein; the encoded protein is MVHVTGAPVLALRGVSKRFGAVQALTDVHLEVHAGEVVALVGDNGAGKSTLVKTIAGVHPIDEGAIEWEGSKVAINRPHDAQALGVATVYQDLALCDNLDVVGNLFLGRELRRFGALDEVAMEKRAKELLDTLSIRIPSVRIPIAALSGGQRQVVAIARALVGDPKIVILDEPTAALGVEQTAQVLDLVERLRERGLGVILISHNMADVKAVADTVAVLRLGRNNGVFEVASTSHEEIISAITGATENAVTRRQARIAEEAK
- a CDS encoding sugar ABC transporter permease; the encoded protein is MLVREAGFAGYLAEFKRKMKSGDLGSVPVVLGLILIGIIFQSVTGDFLNADNVTNITKWIAGPGLIAVGIVFVLLLGEIDLSLGSVAGVSAAIAAVLSVRSGVNEWLACLIAIAAAVAIGALHGFFFAKIGVPAFVVTLAGLLAWSGLQMSVLGDKGTVNVLNDGVLANLDTYFLGDGDVAFTWAFAVLGIALFGAGQFLDAKRRGDAGLPARPMSEIALRTGVLAVIGLVAAYMLNQDRGLPLPLVIFLSVVVITDFVLRRTSYGRQIFAVGGSVEAARRAGINVAWVRISVFMISAGMAALGGLFIASQQGSADKLLGSGNVLMNSIAAAVIGGTSLFGGRGKTWSALLGILVIQSIITGLDLVHVNQAIQYMITGAVLLGAVVLDSVSRRTQKSSGRG
- the dxs gene encoding 1-deoxy-D-xylulose-5-phosphate synthase, which gives rise to MALLTRIRGPRDLDRLTPAQLADLAEEIRGFLVEEVSKTGGHLGPNLGVVELTLALHRVFDSPRDRILFDTGHQSYVHKLLTGRQDFSRLKMKGGLSGYPSRAESEHDVIENSHASTVLGYADGLAKANKIQGHRDRPVVAVIGDGALTGGMAWEALNNIADARDLPVVIVVNDNERSYSPTIGGLANHLSTLRTTQGYERFLSWGKDALQRTPVVGQSLFDTLHGAKKGLKDFIAPQGMFEDLGLKYIGPIDGHDLVALESALTKARGFGGPVIVHCITEKGRGYHAAENNEEDRFHAVGVIHPDTGLPVKTSGKDWTSVFGEEMVALGRERKDIVAITAAMLHPVGLAPFAKAFPERTFDVGIAEQHAAVSAAGLATNGLHPVVAVYATFLNRAYDQVLMDVALHRLGVTFVLDRAGVTGTDGASHNGMWDMSILQTVPGLRLAAPRDADQVRAQLREAVEVHDAPTVVRYSKGSVGPAVPALGRIGGMDVLRENTSHEHGDRRADVLIVSVGAMAPLCLEAADLLGAQGITSTVVDPRWVKPVDKALPGLAAEHRVVVTVEDNGRAGGVGSAIAQALRDADVDLPLRDFGIPQEFLDHAKREEILAEIGLTAPDVARQVTALVARLDAQPVQA